CAACTTCGGCCAACGACGTCCAACCTGGACCGCTTTTCATGGGATTCATACCCACGCCTGAGTATGCCGTAGTTCTCAACAACACCTACAATGTGACCCAAAATTCTACCAACGTTGGTTTCAGTGGTGTTTTTCCAGGTCTGGATGTTACTGCAGCTGGTGTTTACACCATCATCTTCTCTGTAACCGATTGCAGCGGTTTGGTTGCCTCGAATCAAATTCAGGTCTACTCCGGTGTAGAGCCACCAGCAGCTGCGCCAGAACCAACCTCGATCGCGATCCTTGGCATGGGTGCCCTCGGCTTGGCAGGGGGCGGACTTGCTCGTCGTCGCCTGAAGAAGAACCGAGAATCTGCAAACAGCTAAGCGATACTTGCCACGAGAATCGTACAAAACGGTCTGCTACTCAAATCAAGGTATCAGGCCGTTTTTCGTGCGCGAAAAGATCCTCGCCAGCGGAACTTCAAATGACTAAACTGGATCAGTAGAAACGGTTTGAATTCCACTGCCATTTTGTCCTTTTCTGAAACCATCTGTGAGCTCTGTTAAATCAAAGACGAACAACCTTGATCGCCGTAAACGCAAGACATCGTGGCTACTTGGAGCTGCGTTGATTAGCTTGGTTGTTTTGGTGATCGGGGCTGGCATCGTGATGAGCACTTCCGCCCACTCTGGCGAGCAGTTCGCAGTAGATGGGTTTCAGCGGCGGACTTTCAATTACTACGAAGTCATGGGAATTCGACTCTCAGCAACTGACTACTTCAATAACACAGGCAATCTCGAGCAAACCCTAGCCAAAAAGAAATGGATTACTGCCACCGGTAAGAAGCCAACCGATGACCAGTGGATAACCTACCGGCACATCACCGGTAGCCGGATATACACCAACGATACCCTTATCCTGATCGACTATTTGTCTATGGCGAACGCTCAAGGAGCGATCGATCTCTCGTCATGGAGCACAAATAACCCTGGCTACGCGGCCATCATGTGGCCTGAGATTCAAACTGCGGCTCAGGGCAACATGTACATTTTGGTCCCTGATATCATTCATCACATGCTCGATCTTAGCGAAACATCTGGCAACGCCACCAATCGAGACAAAATGGCTCCTAAGATCGAGGATCTGTCGAAGGAGCAGCTAAGCTCGCTGGTCGCCCAGCAAACCAAATCAGGTACCGAAAGCCTCTACCCGTTCCTTAATGATCTCTACCTCAAGACTGCCAAAGCAGCTCAAGATGCTGACGATAAAGATCGAGCCAAATTCTGTTACGAGCAGGTATTACGGTTCTCACCTAATTCCGATGAAATTCAAGCCGAACTCGACAAGTTCCCGGTCGAGTTAGCGGAAGAACCTGCGAAGGAAAAAGCTTCTGGCGAAAACGAATCATCAGAAGATGAATCTGAAAAGTGATTTACGTCGACAACAATTCGACCACACGGCTCGCTGACGAGGTCGCCCAGGCTATGTCTGAAGCTTACGCGGCTGGCTATTTGAACCCGTCGAGTCAGCATCAACTGGGTCAGAAGGCGAGACGACGGCTGGATGACGCCCGCGAAAATATTCTCAATTTCCTCGGAGGCGAGACCACGCGATTTCAAGGGGATCGGCTAGTTTTCACCAGCGGGGGAACAGAGGCGAACAATTTGGCATTGTTTGGCCTAGGAAAGATAACAGGCGGTCAAGTCATCATTTCAGCGATCGAGCATCCCTCAATCAGCGAAGCTGCGGACCAACTTCGCGCTCGTGGAACGATCGTTCGTGTTTTGCCCGTCAATACAGATGGAGTGGCGCAGTTGGACCAGCTAAGCGATTGGCTGGCCGAACCGACGCGGTTAGTAAGTGTGATGTTGGCCAATAATGAGACCGGCGTTCTCCAGCCTGTTACTGAAATCTCCCATATTTGTCGCCAGCACGGAGTCCCCCTTCACGTCGATGCCGTTCAGGGAATTGGCAAAATCCCTGTCAATTTCCGCTCGCTTCAAGCTTCGGCGATGACGATTTCGCCTCATAAATTCCATGGTCCACGTGGGATTGGCGCGCTCGTGTTGGACGACCATGTGAAGCTGAATCCTGCGATGTTCGGCGGATCTCAGCAGTTGGCTATGCGACCGGGAACCGAGAGCGTTGAACTTACGATTGGGTTTGAAACGGCGCTTAAACTGGCAATTGGCGCCATTTCCGAAGCTGGGATTCGGATGCAATTCCTCAGAGATCGCCTGGAAGATACTCTTTTGAAGGATCTAGGCTCGGATGTTATGGCAATCAATGGACGTAACGCGCTCCGTTTGCCTCACACCTCCAACATCGCCTTTCCTGGGATCGATCGTCAAGCTTTGGTCATGGCTTTGGACATGGCAGGCGTCGCATGTAGCACCGGTTCCGCATGTGCGAGCGGGTCCTCGGAACCGTCCCCCACGTTGATCGCGATGGGCCTGAGTGAAGAGGTAATTTCTGGCTCGATTCGCTTAAGTTTGAGCCGAGACACCACGGAAGAAGAAATCGACGAAGTCGCGAAACGTATCTCTAATTGCATCAAGCATTTACGTCGATCATAAAACCGTTCAAAAACCGCTTCCCTGGCTAGTTTTCCCCATACAAAAACCCTATAATCGGGGCTTCGTTAACTAGTTGTCTGATAGGCACTTCGGCAAACGAGCGACGGAGTTTGGGTGGTTACGGAGATCATCACCATAGCTTTGCCCTGGGTCCGGCAAGAGGATCCCGCCCTTAATGGGTCCGCCAAGCGGTCCATCGAGGGTCTGCGCCCCTTTGTGGCAGGGCCAGAGAACCGCATGATTCAATCGGCGGTCGAAGCGTTGAAGCAGGATGCCGCTCAGTTTTCGCCTTTGGTGCTTTATGGTCCCAGCGGTTCTGGCAAATCGCATCTGCTGCAAGGCTTAATGGGCGTTCTGATTGAGAGAGATCCTAATCTTAACGTTCTGGCAATTACCGGTAGCGATTTTGCTCGCGAATACGGTAATGCCTTACGGCAAGAGTCGGTCAACGAAACACGTACACAGTTTTTTGGGGCCGACGTGTTGGTACTGGAAGACCTGCACGAAATGTTGCACTTTCCGTCGATGCAACAAACGCTGCTGCACCTGATTGATGAACTGGATCGCCGTGGGGCTACGGTTCTCGTATCGTGTCGAGAAAATCCCATCGCGATGGATGGCTTTTCGGCCGAACTTCGCAGCCGCTTGTCGGCTGGATTGTTGGTACCGGTGGTCTTGCCAGAACAGGGGACGCGCGAAGTTCTGATTCAAGGCATCGCCACGCGGCATAATCGACAGATCACTCAGATGGCCGCCCAAAAACTGGCCGTCGCGTTCCCACATGGACTGCTGCAACTCAGCGGGATCGTCAATCGCTTGATCGCACAAACTC
The genomic region above belongs to Blastopirellula marina and contains:
- a CDS encoding cysteine desulfurase family protein; translation: MIYVDNNSTTRLADEVAQAMSEAYAAGYLNPSSQHQLGQKARRRLDDARENILNFLGGETTRFQGDRLVFTSGGTEANNLALFGLGKITGGQVIISAIEHPSISEAADQLRARGTIVRVLPVNTDGVAQLDQLSDWLAEPTRLVSVMLANNETGVLQPVTEISHICRQHGVPLHVDAVQGIGKIPVNFRSLQASAMTISPHKFHGPRGIGALVLDDHVKLNPAMFGGSQQLAMRPGTESVELTIGFETALKLAIGAISEAGIRMQFLRDRLEDTLLKDLGSDVMAINGRNALRLPHTSNIAFPGIDRQALVMALDMAGVACSTGSACASGSSEPSPTLIAMGLSEEVISGSIRLSLSRDTTEEEIDEVAKRISNCIKHLRRS
- a CDS encoding DnaA ATPase domain-containing protein; this encodes MAGPENRMIQSAVEALKQDAAQFSPLVLYGPSGSGKSHLLQGLMGVLIERDPNLNVLAITGSDFAREYGNALRQESVNETRTQFFGADVLVLEDLHEMLHFPSMQQTLLHLIDELDRRGATVLVSCRENPIAMDGFSAELRSRLSAGLLVPVVLPEQGTREVLIQGIATRHNRQITQMAAQKLAVAFPHGLLQLSGIVNRLIAQTPPDRCIDTALVDSLLKSDKNTAKISLRNIANLTAKYFRVKVADMKGSSRRQSIVQARSVAMLLARQLTEESLKAVGKHFGGRDHTTVMHAVGSMESKLKKDLALREAVAELREAILQQSAN